The window gaatatagaatatagaatatagattatagattatagaatatagaatatagaaCATAGAATATAGAACATAGAACATAGAATATAGAACATagaatatagaatatagaatatagaatatagattatagaatatagaatatagattatagattataGAATATAGAACAGCAGCATGAAACATCAGCTGGAGACAGAAACTGCCGACTCGTCAATAAATTAATCTGCAactaaacagaaataaatgtatgtaaattcaTTCAGTGATCAAATGTGACATGAATtgatttattatgctttttattttatttatttagctttctataaattacaacattttgtcattttgtgtctttttgtcaatttgcatctatttttgtcaatttgtttctatttaaatattttttgtcttttatggtcatttttacatctatttttgtcattttgtgtctttttcagtaatttttgtatctattttttgtcattttgtgtctttttgcatccattgttgtcaatttgtgtctgatatacatatatatatatatatatatatatatatatgtatatacacatatatgcatgtatacttCAGAATTATATTAAACTCTCTGAGTATATGTAGAAAcctgagaaaatatatattcataggttttaatatatattgtcaGACTTtaattccatatatatatatatatataaatatatatatatatatatatatttataattattattaaaattatatatataatttcctgaacggcacgacatactataaataaacatataatctATGTGACATTGAAGCATCAGTGTGTGTAGTGGGGTTCTGTAGTGTGTTTGTTAttattagatatatatatatatatatatatatatatatatatatatatatatatatatatatatataataaacatataatCTATGTGACATTGAagccatcagtgtgtgtgtattggggttgtgtagtgtgtgtgtgtgtgtctccctctGGTGGTCAGAGTCAGAATcacaacaagaaaaacacacgAATCTGCTGATTCCAACCAAAGATTCAACTCAATAatcactaaaataataataaaaggtagTCAATCCGTTTATGTGAATTATTGActaccttttattattattttatttatctaataaACGCCTTAGTGAAGCCAGctgtatttaatattaatataattgttCCGTATTAAACCGGTTGAATCTGCTGATGTGAACACGTGCTGATCAGGTGAACCACTTCCGGCTCCGTGACGCGGATGTTTGTCCTCACACTCTCAAGGTAACtctctcttattattattattattatattttaatgagtTAAACTTGTTTATTCTAACGTGTTAGTGAGCTAGAGGAGCTAGCAGCTAGCCGTTAGCTCCTGTTAGCTGTCCTCTCTCCGCTCAGAGCCTCGTCcggaaaataaacattttaatattttctgcttttaaacatatttagtggagataataaagataatatgaGCTCAGTGAGGCAGCTGGAGGCTTCATCAACAGTTCGGCGGGAGTCACGTGGACGTCAGACTCGTTTAAAGCCTCTAAAACAGGATTTATCTCCGGAGTTTCACGgtttgtttcattcattttaacagTAACGAGTCGCGgtaaatcaaagatggcggcgAGGCAGCACGCTGCTGCCGCTGGCGGCCGGAACAGGAACTGCAgcactacaaaataaaataccacggaatattttatttatatataaataaatgaaatatttatataaattattcgtattaaatatttgactttattcttgtaattaatcaAATATTTCTGACTTTATAAGTCAAAATAGTTCTGACCTTATTcccataattaatttaaaaaaatagactttattttcgtaaaaaattaaatgtctttgactttataagtaaaaatattttctacttttctcgtgattaataattaaaaatttaactttatacttgaaataaattaaatatatttattctggtaattaattaaatagtttattgtatattattatttttattattaataataataataataataataataaatatttgactttattcttgtaattaaatAGTACTTAAATCtcgtaattacatttttgtttgtaaatgtgtgtgtgtgtgtgtatatatatatatatatatacacacacacctacacatctaaaaacatttttctttttttatttatataaatatattttttgtatatatacatgtggGTGATTCTTCaattaagggagtttttctgtccccagggtagattttcaagaaaaaaatgttttttaggaaaaacaattattgtatttgttaagGTTAGGTTGTAGtagctatgaaaaaaataactgtgtctcgatgatgacattttaatactttttcagtgtttgaaaATTGAAATGGGCAGGAATTTCACTGTTTTGGGCTCACTGTCCCCAACCCAGACTTTTTGACATCCCCTCttcaataaagcaataaaaagtgctaaattcattaaaactttactttgcatttcctcataacaacttaaaaagacattttttaaattcatataattcatatttattcaatttacaatttatttatagTTAAATATCACTGTCCCTCATACAtctgtcattaccatcacactCAACATTTTACAGAGCAATAAAGTTTTTACAAACTTGTCATTACCATCGCACAAGTGACTGTGATGGTGATGAcaatttatctgtttattaccTTATAACTAGAATATATTAGCTTAATTTACTATTTACTACTTTACTATGATacataattgttttgttttcgtgatggtaatgacatttTGCTCTGACAACtttgaaaaaattataaaaatatcaaaatcatcATGAAATACTATCAAAGCTATGCTAAAATCTTTGTTCCAGACCAATTGATAAACtttttgaaatagaaaaaacagagattaaagaacattattttttcaaaatttggggacagaaaaactcccttaTTTGAAGAAtcacctatatatatatatatatatatatatattttttaaatatacattcatatattttttctcaGTGAACTCtgatattttgtttgtgttgcagaTGTTCGGGCTCAGGTGCAGAGCTCTTCCCTGGGCCTCCTGGCGGAGCTCCTCCTGTCTGAGGGCCTCCTGGCGAAGCTCGTCCGTCAGACCTCCTCCCCCCCCTCAGCTGACCCGGAGACGGTTCCTGTCTCGGGGTCCGGCGGACTCGTCGTCCCCCGGCGTGTCGCTGAGGACCCgtgtggcggtggcggtggtggtgggCGGCGGGCTGCTGGGGGCGTGGTGGTGGGTGAACCAGGAGAGGGAGCAGCGAGTGCGGCAGCAGCGGGTGGAGCAGCTGCGGCGGGTGGCGCTGGGCCAGGGCGCCTTCAGCCTGCTGGACCACACGGGGCGCCGCCGCACCAAGCAGGACTTCCTGGGCCGCTGGGTGCTGCTGTACTTCGGCTTCACCCACTGTCCCGACATCTGTCCCGACGAGCTGGACAAGCTGAGCGCCGTGGTCTCCGCCCTGGACCGGGACGCCTCGCTGCCCCCCGTCCAGCCCGTCTTCGTCACCGTGGACCCGGAGCGGGACGACGTGGCGGCGCTGGCCCGCTACGTCCAGGACTTCCACCCGCGGCTGCTCGGGCTGACGGGCACGCCGGAGGAGGTGCAGCAGGCGGGGCGGGACTACCGGGTCTACGCCAGCGCCGGGCCCAAGGACGAGGACGGGGACTACATCGTGGACCACACGATCCTCATCTACCTGGTCAGCCCCGACGGACTCTTCCTGGACTACTACAACCGCATGAAGACCCAGGACCAGATCACAGACAGCGTCCGAAACCACATCCAGAACTACGTCAAACTCTGAACCGGGTCCAGAGAAGTACGTCAGACTCTGAACCAGGTCCAGAGAAGTACGTCAGACTCTGAACCGGGTCCAGAGAAGTACGTCAAACTCTGAACCGGGTCCAGAGAAGTACGTCAGACTGTTTTTTgccattaaataatataaaataaatgtgctgaacaaacaaaaagtgaatgttcttttgtttttaaagcagtAAATCAAACAGAAATCTGTTaattaaaaggacacaaaaaacaaaaatatattatgtaaaacttgatatttatttggttttTGGTAGTTAGTAAAGACTTGATCATAATTGAGgttaaaacagacagacaggtcacagACTCGGAGCTCACGGTGTCTCAGCTGGACGACGTCATTGTTTTGAATCTGTCTGTTGCTCTCAGAGTGCTGAGCAGAGTCAGTCCCATCGAGTCCACGCTGTCCTCCAGACCTGCTGCCGAGTCCACCTCCACCGTCCCGTCGTTGGCCTGGCAACCAGAGACACGTTTCACCAGACTgaagactagagactagagactagagagagactagagaccaaGGACTGAAGATTTGAGACTAGAGACTAAAGATGAAGGACTgaagactagagactagagagagactagagaccaaGGACTGAACATTTGAGACTAGAGACTAAAGATGAAGGACTGAACATTTCAGTTaattcccaaacttttttcactgttctaaaatatataatttaaataataaattccaTTTGTTTAACGGAAAATCATTTTTGTaaacaaagggaaaaaatgtaaaaataaacaatttatgaTAAGATGATCTGAAACTGACAGTAAACTCTGTCTGATAATGaaggaaaatgttttgtgttgaaataaaGAGCAGAGATCTGTGAtgagttgtttgttgttgttgttgttgttgttgttgtttaccagCTGCAGCGAGGCCAACATGTACTTGCAGGCTTCGAAGTTGTCGAGTCCGGAGACGACGGAGGCGAAGGACCGGCGCTGGCCGACGGCGCTCAGCGCCGTCACGATGCGCTGGCCGTAGTCGTGGATGTCGAAGACGGGACGCTGCTCCTGAAACGcagcagacaggaagtgatgtcacagtgatgtcaaAATGATGTAACTCAGCGCCACCGTGTGGACGCACGCCTCACCTGCAGCCCGAGCTCCGGCAGCAGGAAGGCCTGCCAGTCCTGGACCAGCCGGGACAGCGCCGTCTCCTGGACGTAGCCGCGACACGTCCCCACCAGCTGctcctgcacaaacacaaacaacaacaacaacaacaacaagtgaATTAATAACACCAGATAAATCCTTCTACACTATAAAAACAAGTCATGTTATCAACCCTCAGAGCAGCTTGAGCTTCtgattttatgtgtttataGTTCTGGTGTGTTCATGAATTTTGTCAgattaaaaattataaaaagtgattattattatcagattAATGACTTACAACTCTCAGCTTCACCAGATCTTCATAACTCAGATCTTCTTCTCTCCGACCgtctgaaacacaaaacattttgatatttttttagtgAGAATAGAGTCAGAATTCCATGAAAAGTCACAATATTTAGAGAGTaaagtttgacctttgaccccagagTTCAGGAGTCTCACCTGCTGAGACGAGGTCGGCTCCGCCCACAAACTGAGCCGGGAGGTCGTCAGGGAAACCATCCAGGTCCAAGTCCTCGTCTCcatctgctcacacacacacacacacacagtcagtcacacacacttcctgtctgtgtatctgtgtgtgtgtgtgtgtgtgtgtgtgtgtgtgtgtgtgtgtgtgtgtgtgtgtgttacccagCAGTGGGTTGAACCCGTCCTCTGGCTCCTCCCCCTGTATATGTGGCCCCGCCTCCTCCGGCTGCAGGAAGGTTCTCCTCAGCTCCTCGTCAGAGACGACCACgccctgatgacatcacaccaccatcatcatcacattcATCACCATCATTTTAAAGGCTGAACTGACAGAGTGGTGACTGTAACGTGGAGTCTTACAGCTCTCCTGTTgatcctcttcctgctcctcagcTTCTCTTTCATAGTGCTCACATAAATGTAGTTCAggtctgaaacacacaaacaaacaaacaaacaaacaaacacacaaacagctgtcAGCCGAGCCATCACTCATCTACTATGTTTCAACTactagacggtcacattagacggtcacacattagacggtcacacattaaacggtcacacattagacggtctcacattagacggtcacacattagacggtcacacattagacggtcacacattagacggtcacacattagacggtctcacattagacggtcgcacattagacggtcgcacattagacggtcacacattagacggtcacacattagacggtcacattagacggtcacacattagccggtcacacattagacgtcacacattagacggtctcacattagacggtcacacattaaacggtcacacattagacggtcacacattagacggtctcacattagacggtcgcacattagacggtcaaacattagacggtcacacattagacggtcacacattagacggtcacattagacggtcacacattagccggtcacacattagacggtcaaacattagacggtcacacattagacggtcaaacattagacggtcacacattagacggtcacattagacggtcacacattagacggtcacattagacggtcacacattagacggtctcacattagacggtcacacattagccggtcacacattagacggtctcacattagccggtcacacattagccggtcacacattagacggtctcacattagacggtcacacattagacggtcacacatTAAACGGTCACACATTAAacggtcacacattagacgtcacacattagacggtcacacatTAAACGGTCACACATTAAacggtcacacattagacggtcacacattaaacggtcacacattagacggtcacacattagacggtctcacattagacggtcacacattagacggtcacacattagacggtcacattagacggtcacacattagacggtcacattagacggtcacacattagacggtcacacatTAAACGGTCACACATTAAacggtcacacattagacgtcacacattagacggtcacacatTAAACGGTCACACATTAAacggtcacacattagacggtcTCACATTAAacggtcacacattagacggtcacacattagacggtctcacattagacggtcacacattagacggtcacacattagacggtcacattagacggtcacacattagacggtcacattagacggtcacacattagacggtcacacattaaacggtcacacattagacggtcacacattagacggtcacacattagacggtcacacattagacggtcacacattagacggtcacacattagacggtcacacatTAAACGGTCACACATTAAACGGTCACACATTAAacggtcacacattagacgtcacacattagacggtctcacattagacggtcacacattagacggtcacacattagacggtcacacattagacggtctcacattagacggtcacattagacggtcacacattaaacggtcacacattagacggtcacacattagacggtctcacattagacggtcgcacattagacggtcgcacattagacggtcgcacattagacggtcacacattagacggtcacacattagacggtcacattagacggtcacacattagacggtcacattagacggtcacacattagacggtcacattaaacggtcacacattagacggtcacacattagacggtcacacattagacggtcacactagacggtcacacattagacggtcacattaaaCGGTCACATTAAACGGTCACATTAAacggtcacacattagacggtcacacattagacggtcacacattagacggtcacattaaaCGGTCACATTAAACGGTCACATTAGACGTCAcgcattagacggtcacacatTAAACGGTCACTTTAGACGGTCGCAAGCACTGAGTGGCGGCTCACCTGTGAACGAGGGTCCGTTCTTCATCTTGTGCTCCGGAGGTTCgactgaaacacagagagaagaagatTCTGTGAGTTCAGCAGGAGAAACTTTaaagagactagagactagagtcTTTGGTTCTTACAGGTTCCTTTGAACCAGCTCCCGAAGTCCTGCAGCGAGGaggctcctctcctcttcctcttccctccATCCAGGCCATCGGGGACGCGGTAACACTTCCCTACAGACACACCAGAGACAAGAACCTGGTGagaccagaggaccagaggaccagggGACCATCGGACCAGGGGACCAGGGGACCAGAGGACCAGGGGTCCAggggaccagaggaccagaggagACCAGAGGACCAGGGGACCAGGGGACCAGAGGACGGGACACTGAGAGTCTGACCTACCAGGTTTGAGGGGACGTTCCTCCCCCAGCACGGAGTACGGGTCGTGGAGCGCCCACACGCTcacctgcaacaacaacaacaacaacaatagcaacATCAAACGGATGAAAATAGTCAGTTTcaagaaaaatcaaaatatttttggaataaagttttaatttaatcagaaaaaaaatgaattttaagaCGGTGGAGCTgatataaaatatttgttttgttatttccattgtgattaaatttatatatatagaaaaagtGGAAGTATGTATTTAGAAGAATAATGCAACAGTGGAAAAGTTAGAATTTTATGATTATAAActacataaatataatattttaatattctaTAATAAACAAATTGTAATATTTTGGAATAAAGTTGTTATTTATGATGTAAAGTTTCTCTTTTCTGAGAAAGTCACAATATCAggatataatattaaaaataaaatcatgattttaaggtaaaaatgagaataacgttgcaaaactgaaaaaaggcaaaaaatattacaattcTATAAGAATGAGTCGTAACATCTCAACAATAAACTTGTAGGAATAGATGCTGATATATTTAACAATAAGTccttcaaattaatttattaattaatatcaaaataatacaaaaaatacaaaaaaaaaatgacaataaattaccaaaaagagcaACTAAATTTAACCAAACAGacgcaaaataaccacaaaaaaagacctaaaaagtgaaaaaaatatgtaaaactgaCGCAAAAAGTTCAgaaaactgtaataaaatgaGTCATAAGAAGTTATAATATGAAGATATATGAGATATATGATATTAAAGTGAAGCGGGGGACTAACGGCGGGCGGCGTCTCCTCCATCCTCGTCTTGGGGGCGTCGGCTGGCGGTCTCTCTCTCAGCATCCGGCCTTCACTGGGAGCCTGAGACACGAAGAAGACACGAAGAAGACACGAAGAAGACACCAAGAAGACTCGGGTGAGGACAAGAAGGACTCGGAGGATCAACAGTTACAGTATGTTACCGAGCAGAGACCTGGTGTCTCTCCACGTGTTCGTCCATGTCCGGCTCCATCGGATcgtcctccagaggacagaagTCCTCCGCATCGCCGCCGCCGTCCtccgccgccaccgccaccgccaccggaGCAGACACGTCTGCAGAGAGAAACCTGCTGTGATCTGGATTCACAAACTTTTGTATGGGAGTAAATCTGTGACATCAGATGGTTCCAcgtggctacttaatattcacattgGATGGTTCCACacggctacttaatattcacattaGGTGGTTCCACacggctacttaatattcacattaGGTGGTTCCACacggctacttaatattcacattgGATGGTTCCAcgtggctacttaatattcacattaGATGGTTCCAcgtggctacttaatattcacattaGATGGTTCCACacggctacttaatattcacattaGATGGTTCCACacggctacttaatattcacattaGATGGTTCCACacggctacttaatattcacattaGGTGGTTCCACacggctacttaatattcacattaGATGGTTCCAcgtggctacttaatattcacattaGATGGTTCCACacggctacttaatattcacattaGATGGTTCCACacggctacttaatattcacattaGATGGTTCCACacggctacttaatattcacattaGGTGGTTCCACacggctacttaatattcacattaGGTGGTTCCACacggctacttaatattcacattaGGTGGTTCCACacggctacttaatattcacattaGGTGGTTCCACACGGCTACTTTATATTCACATCAGATGGTTCCACacggctacttaatattcacattaGATGGTTCCACaaggctacttaatattcacattaGATGGTTCCACAAGGCTACGTAATAAGTGTCATGAGGCGGGGTGGGGCGGTGCGTTCAGGTACCTCGGGGCAGCAGAGAGTCTGTGGTGAACTGGTTGCTGTCCAGCAGGAAACTGGAAGCAGCTGATGGCATCCTGAATAAGATCATGTCCTCGTCTCCTGGGACGTAAAGGTTGATCCTGAAGTCCTTCTGACTGAACAGGACCTCACctttcacactgacacacacacacacatcagttaGAATGacgaatcagaaaaaaataataatttcactggttgattattattaaaaacagaatttatCTATCAACACTTTTctagtgcccacaagtgtcctgaatgttaattaacaaacacacaaaatcaccaacaaagacgtaaaatgaccaaaaaaatgatttaaaaaatgaccaaaaaagtcacaaaaaggaaaaaaaaatctacattttacacgttacaagttttggtcactttttataactgatgatgcgttcaagggCCGTCGGAATGTTGAAACTCCAGTGATTAATGTTGATTGTGTAAAGAAGACACTTGTTTGGGAGGCTGAGGCTCAATGAGACGcatcaacagaaaataaaagccttttagAGTGATGGAAGCAGGCAGCGCGGTGTGTTTACCTGATCAGAGGCAGTTTGTCCTTTTCACTGGCATCAAGAGGAATCAGACCATCAGGAGGGAGAGGAGCCACACAcaccacctacacacacacacacacacacacacacacacacacacacacacacacacacagttatgctgttcgttagccgcgagctaacattagctaacaattaaagttgttttactcACAAAAAGCTAATCTGGGACAAATGACTTCTggtcactaaacacatgcagctttcaaaataagagcacagtgtttAACAGAATACATCATAGAAGCCTACGGAAACACACAAGGGGGCGGGGCCAAAGAGTATGAGAGCAGAAAATGCCCTGAGCTGTGTCTGACAGGC of the Centropristis striata isolate RG_2023a ecotype Rhode Island chromosome 22, C.striata_1.0, whole genome shotgun sequence genome contains:
- the LOC131960725 gene encoding protein SCO2 homolog, mitochondrial, which produces MFGLRCRALPWASWRSSSCLRASWRSSSVRPPPPPQLTRRRFLSRGPADSSSPGVSLRTRVAVAVVVGGGLLGAWWWVNQEREQRVRQQRVEQLRRVALGQGAFSLLDHTGRRRTKQDFLGRWVLLYFGFTHCPDICPDELDKLSAVVSALDRDASLPPVQPVFVTVDPERDDVAALARYVQDFHPRLLGLTGTPEEVQQAGRDYRVYASAGPKDEDGDYIVDHTILIYLVSPDGLFLDYYNRMKTQDQITDSVRNHIQNYVKL
- the ncaph2 gene encoding condensin-2 complex subunit H2, encoding METTESRYAHLLQPIRELYKNWDIDVASELNDYLEELDDMCITFDGGRTSMNFAEAALLIQGSTCIYSKKVELLHRLVYNTLEYINDKNQKRTKEAAASPEDGEDGAERRTQTKDPALFSAVELNASDSDTADHKTVVCVAPLPPDGLIPLDASEKDKLPLISVKGEVLFSQKDFRINLYVPGDEDMILFRMPSAASSFLLDSNQFTTDSLLPRDVSAPVAVAVAAEDGGGDAEDFCPLEDDPMEPDMDEHVERHQAPSEGRMLRERPPADAPKTRMEETPPAVSVWALHDPYSVLGEERPLKPGKCYRVPDGLDGGKRKRRGASSLQDFGSWFKGTFEPPEHKMKNGPSFTDLNYIYVSTMKEKLRSRKRINRRAGVVVSDEELRRTFLQPEEAGPHIQGEEPEDGFNPLLDGDEDLDLDGFPDDLPAQFVGGADLVSADGRREEDLSYEDLVKLRVEQLVGTCRGYVQETALSRLVQDWQAFLLPELGLQEQRPVFDIHDYGQRIVTALSAVGQRRSFASVVSGLDNFEACKYMLASLQLANDGTVEVDSAAGLEDSVDSMGLTLLSTLRATDRFKTMTSSS